In Lactococcus paracarnosus, a genomic segment contains:
- a CDS encoding DEAD/DEAH box helicase, which produces MKTFDTLNISQKTQQALTALGYTQPTEVQEAVISELTAGHDLLVKSQTGSGKTAAFAIPIVETVVWEERRPQVLVLAPTRELASQISEEIFNVGRFKRIKVETLIGHSSFQAQVRNLKERTHVVVATPGRLLDHIAQGTIQLDLIKLVVLDEVDEMLSMGFMDQVDAIFEELPSKPQVALFSATLPKAVKDVADFYVKNPILVEVKATNAVSKRIDQTFYLVDKEDKLENLYQLLVMENPDSTIIFANTRAAVDAISDYLQQKNVPNETLHGGMEQRDRTRVINDFKHNYFRYLIATDVAARGIDVADIAVVYNYDLPDNPDAYTHRIGRSARFEKTGQAISLVSAAQRSDFAKIEQVQAGIDATIAEMQLPSVSLFDKRLPSFIAKQNRELVLKTDKNTVFKDEIMKLHINAGKKTKLRAGDVVGAITSIPGISGDDIGVIAIVEVSTFVEILNGNGSKVLKALQTEKIKGRVRKVSRANAGKYE; this is translated from the coding sequence ATGAAGACATTTGATACATTAAATATTAGCCAAAAAACACAGCAGGCACTGACTGCTCTAGGATATACGCAACCAACCGAGGTACAAGAAGCTGTTATTTCAGAATTGACAGCGGGACATGACTTGCTTGTTAAGTCACAGACGGGTAGTGGTAAAACGGCCGCTTTTGCCATACCAATCGTTGAAACAGTGGTTTGGGAAGAACGTCGCCCGCAAGTACTTGTGCTTGCACCAACCCGAGAACTTGCCTCGCAAATAAGTGAAGAAATCTTTAATGTTGGGCGTTTCAAACGGATAAAAGTTGAAACACTGATTGGCCATTCATCTTTTCAAGCGCAAGTTCGTAATTTGAAAGAACGGACGCATGTTGTCGTTGCGACACCGGGTAGATTGTTAGATCATATCGCCCAAGGGACGATTCAGTTAGATTTAATTAAACTAGTTGTGCTCGACGAAGTGGATGAGATGCTTAGCATGGGCTTTATGGATCAGGTTGATGCTATATTTGAAGAATTACCAAGCAAACCTCAGGTCGCCCTATTTTCAGCGACTTTACCAAAGGCGGTTAAAGATGTCGCGGATTTTTATGTTAAAAATCCGATCTTGGTTGAGGTTAAGGCGACCAATGCCGTTTCAAAACGAATTGACCAAACCTTCTACTTAGTTGACAAAGAAGATAAGCTAGAAAATCTATACCAGTTATTGGTGATGGAAAATCCAGATTCTACTATTATTTTTGCGAATACAAGAGCAGCAGTTGATGCTATTTCAGACTACTTACAGCAGAAGAATGTACCAAATGAAACGCTACATGGTGGTATGGAACAACGTGATCGAACGCGTGTGATTAATGATTTCAAACATAATTATTTCCGTTATTTGATTGCGACAGATGTTGCAGCGCGTGGCATAGATGTTGCCGATATCGCAGTTGTCTATAATTATGATCTACCTGATAATCCTGATGCCTATACCCACCGTATCGGAAGATCGGCGCGTTTCGAGAAAACGGGACAAGCGATTTCTTTGGTTAGTGCTGCACAACGAAGTGACTTTGCTAAAATTGAGCAGGTTCAAGCGGGGATTGATGCTACCATAGCAGAGATGCAGTTACCAAGTGTTAGTCTGTTTGATAAACGCTTGCCTTCGTTTATCGCCAAGCAAAATAGAGAACTCGTCTTGAAAACAGATAAGAATACGGTCTTTAAAGATGAAATCATGAAGTTACATATCAATGCTGGTAAGAAAACAAAATTACGAGCAGGTGATGTGGTAGGTGCCATTACCAGTATTCCTGGTATTAGTGGTGATGATATCGGTGTGATTGCTATCGTTGAAGTATCTACCTTTGTTGAGATTCTAAATGGCAATGGTAGTAAAGTATTAAAAGCGCTCCAAACTGAGAAAATTAAAGGTCGCGTACGTAAAGTATCTCGTGCAAATGCCGGAAAATATGAGTAA
- a CDS encoding potassium channel family protein, producing MVILALFSLFSLFSLFAPLTDRQDLYIDVIFIVDLLLSTLIFIRYFDNKSYKEYVKHHIFDIISCIPIQFLSIFKTFRLVRLVRISRLFKLSRTTNLSRKITISNLFKFDTFKELFIYLTIYLIANAYIFREIEHVSILNSIYWVVTTITTVGYGDITPTHDVTKILAMFLMVIGVAVMGYVNGVIISVVMGQYKK from the coding sequence ATCGTTATATTGGCGCTTTTTTCGCTTTTTTCGCTTTTTTCGCTCTTTGCACCACTTACAGATAGACAAGATCTATATATCGATGTCATTTTCATAGTAGATCTCTTATTATCAACCCTTATTTTTATTAGGTACTTTGATAACAAATCATATAAAGAATATGTCAAACATCATATTTTTGATATTATTTCATGTATTCCTATACAATTTTTAAGTATTTTTAAAACATTTAGATTGGTAAGACTAGTAAGAATATCACGACTTTTCAAATTAAGCCGAACAACTAACCTATCCCGTAAAATTACGATATCTAATCTCTTTAAGTTTGATACATTTAAAGAACTTTTTATCTATTTAACTATCTATCTGATTGCTAACGCTTATATTTTTAGGGAAATCGAACATGTCTCTATTTTAAATTCAATTTATTGGGTTGTGACTACAATCACAACAGTTGGTTATGGGGATATTACACCAACTCATGATGTCACAAAAATATTAGCAATGTTCCTAATGGTAATCGGTGTTGCAGTAATGGGATATGTAAACGGTGTTATAATTTCAGTAGTTATGGGACAATATAAAAAATAG
- a CDS encoding DUF6287 domain-containing protein, giving the protein MINKKAWEKSFRQVNGRDPNENEYQKAVLHGLVKEPDTRTRSPKKAYIIIGIIVGAFLLIVITFLSTLLLFPVPKSNHTESFNTGSVESVSSSSSSSQSSSSDTSQQDLTTWKNLSLNEQIALLAQSYTAINPQTTLLSADKIAMTANDDKGVNDGFIQWYDNTHNLNRLDVLIDNETISFSYIGPTGQSERKKDKISTILSNYFKASTAKKTTETLALKMVTPAELYKSNVSEKDLDIAAISNGDISSLVGSWKNGNGDIISINADKTAIVTFDKVPHLYNIFTTSKHVNNGDIPSIGMGPSSGEIGGAALALFRIDFKNPDGDQSDTTKSRLLMTQSRGNFPTNSYYYRK; this is encoded by the coding sequence ATGATTAATAAAAAAGCATGGGAAAAATCTTTTAGACAAGTAAATGGTAGAGATCCAAATGAAAATGAGTATCAAAAAGCTGTATTACATGGTTTAGTAAAGGAACCGGATACTAGGACTAGAAGCCCTAAAAAAGCTTATATCATTATTGGTATTATTGTTGGTGCTTTTCTGTTAATAGTCATAACGTTTTTATCGACTTTACTACTATTTCCAGTACCTAAAAGCAATCATACTGAAAGTTTTAATACTGGTTCTGTTGAGAGTGTATCCAGTTCGAGCAGTTCTTCTCAATCTAGTTCCTCGGATACTTCTCAGCAAGACTTAACAACATGGAAAAACCTATCTTTAAACGAACAAATCGCTTTATTAGCACAATCTTATACGGCAATAAACCCTCAAACTACTCTTTTAAGCGCTGATAAGATTGCAATGACAGCTAATGACGATAAGGGCGTTAACGATGGGTTTATTCAGTGGTATGATAATACACATAATTTAAACAGACTTGATGTACTTATAGATAACGAGACAATTTCTTTCAGCTATATTGGCCCCACAGGACAATCAGAAAGAAAAAAAGACAAAATAAGCACTATTTTATCTAATTACTTCAAAGCTAGCACCGCTAAAAAAACTACTGAAACATTGGCATTAAAAATGGTTACACCAGCAGAATTGTATAAGTCAAACGTCAGTGAAAAAGACTTAGATATCGCTGCCATAAGTAACGGAGATATTAGTTCTTTAGTGGGTAGTTGGAAGAATGGTAATGGGGATATAATTTCAATCAATGCCGATAAAACTGCTATCGTAACTTTTGACAAAGTTCCCCATCTATATAATATATTTACTACTAGTAAACATGTTAATAATGGAGATATTCCAAGCATAGGTATGGGACCTAGTTCTGGTGAGATTGGAGGTGCTGCACTTGCATTATTTAGAATAGACTTCAAAAATCCTGACGGTGATCAATCTGATACAACTAAATCAAGATTACTAATGACTCAAAGCAGAGGTAATTTTCCTACTAATAGCTATTATTATAGAAAATAA
- a CDS encoding MATE family efflux transporter: MLAKIQKFTLPLMLTQLLQLLVGQLTMIIAVNKSTNNMSGITTVQSFLYALAGILGAVAFAFNILGSEAVGAKDDKKYQALIKASLIINLSVGLISGVVLVLGGHLFLSVIYGFSGEILKVATWYLLIQSPYILLILFTFLFTNLLKMKKKTQWILYISTLTMLFNIGINWFFVQYLSWGIIGASLSSTCILTISVLTYGFILRHTLAKALTSRVMAIGDILQKSLPLVGQEILEGVVLIVVFDALIARLGVNTLALYAICMQAITFIKIPTMMYGNAVTIFVAEAKGNNSVKQDLSSILRITITSSSIFYFSGMVLFNLFGSNYASLFVNQELATQFKIAFMTVASLTVFSISYELLKYCLQALGEEKKVLNLTFFVNGSACLIMIICQLLSMSSFTFLYVMNGLALLLLSITFIWKLKMKMKLM, encoded by the coding sequence ATGTTAGCTAAAATTCAAAAATTTACCTTGCCTTTAATGCTTACCCAGTTACTACAATTGCTTGTTGGACAGTTAACGATGATTATTGCTGTTAATAAAAGCACAAATAACATGTCCGGAATTACAACAGTACAAAGTTTTCTTTATGCTTTAGCCGGTATTTTAGGAGCCGTTGCTTTCGCTTTTAATATTTTAGGAAGTGAGGCGGTGGGCGCTAAAGATGATAAAAAATATCAGGCATTGATTAAAGCATCTCTCATTATCAACTTAAGTGTTGGATTGATATCTGGTGTTGTACTGGTACTAGGTGGGCATCTTTTTTTATCAGTTATTTATGGATTTTCAGGCGAAATACTAAAAGTTGCAACCTGGTATCTATTAATACAATCTCCTTATATTTTATTAATTCTATTTACTTTCTTATTTACTAATTTACTAAAAATGAAAAAAAAGACACAATGGATTTTATATATATCTACGTTAACGATGCTATTTAATATTGGCATTAATTGGTTTTTTGTCCAGTATTTATCGTGGGGTATAATAGGTGCAAGCTTATCATCGACTTGCATACTAACCATTTCTGTTTTAACATATGGTTTTATTTTGCGACACACACTCGCTAAGGCGTTGACTAGCCGAGTTATGGCTATTGGAGATATTTTACAAAAATCGCTTCCTTTGGTGGGGCAAGAAATTTTAGAAGGTGTCGTTTTGATTGTTGTCTTTGATGCCTTAATAGCAAGACTTGGTGTTAATACATTAGCATTATATGCAATATGTATGCAAGCGATAACTTTTATCAAAATACCGACAATGATGTATGGTAATGCAGTTACAATATTTGTTGCTGAAGCAAAAGGTAATAATAGCGTGAAACAAGACTTGTCTAGTATTTTAAGGATAACAATAACAAGTTCTAGTATTTTCTATTTTTCAGGTATGGTTCTATTTAATTTATTTGGATCAAATTATGCTAGTCTATTTGTTAATCAGGAATTAGCCACACAATTTAAAATAGCTTTCATGACAGTTGCTAGCCTAACTGTATTTTCTATAAGTTATGAGCTATTAAAATATTGTCTTCAAGCACTTGGAGAAGAAAAAAAAGTTTTGAATTTGACTTTTTTTGTTAATGGTTCAGCTTGTTTGATTATGATTATATGCCAATTACTATCGATGAGTAGCTTTACTTTCCTTTATGTGATGAATGGTTTGGCTTTGTTACTACTAAGTATTACTTTCATCTGGAAATTGAAAATGAAAATGAAATTAATGTAG
- a CDS encoding PadR family transcriptional regulator: MTINSQLLKGTLDGAILIMISKGETYGYEITKKLEMIGFLSIAAGTIYPILQKLEREAYITGDMKASSEGPKRKYFTITEKGLDKLHAFFSDWATLTVAMENLIQEFESDEDK, from the coding sequence TTGACTATCAACAGCCAATTGCTTAAAGGGACATTAGATGGTGCTATACTCATTATGATTTCAAAAGGTGAAACTTACGGGTATGAAATTACAAAAAAACTAGAGATGATCGGATTTCTGTCTATAGCTGCAGGAACTATCTATCCAATTTTACAAAAATTAGAGCGAGAAGCCTATATTACAGGAGACATGAAAGCCTCTTCTGAGGGACCCAAACGGAAATATTTTACAATAACCGAAAAGGGACTAGACAAGTTACACGCTTTTTTTAGTGATTGGGCAACACTCACAGTGGCTATGGAAAACTTGATACAAGAATTTGAAAGCGATGAGGACAAGTAA